Proteins co-encoded in one Accipiter gentilis chromosome 33, bAccGen1.1, whole genome shotgun sequence genomic window:
- the NDUFB10 gene encoding NADH dehydrogenase [ubiquinone] 1 beta subcomplex subunit 10: MPEDRDWEAYKVPPTRTPESERITSVPNPINFIQTVFNYVIDAPVTFVREWIERQQAKNKFYYYHQKFRRVPDLSECLEGDYLCFYEAEAQWRRDRMVDQEIVEIVRERLGACKQREGPNQFQNCAKEAEQLAQVTKAYQDRYGDLGVHGNARTCLMKQKHRMMEERKAQAKASQ, encoded by the exons atgCCGGAGGACAGGGACTGGGAGGCGTACAAGGTGCCTCCGACCCGCACCCCCGAGTCCGAGAGGATCACGTCGGTGCCCAACCCGATCAACTTCATCCAGACCGTCTTCAACTATGTCATCGACGCGCCCGTCACCTTCGTCCGAG AGTGGATCGAGCGCCAGCAAGCCAAGAACAAGTTCTACTACTACCATCAGAAGTTTCGCCGTGTGCCCGACCTGAGCGAGTGTCTGGAGGGTGACTACCTCTGCTTCTACGAGGCCGAAGCACAGTGGAGGAGGGACAG GATGGTTGATCAGGAAATCGTGGAGATAGTCCGGGAAAGGCTAGGTGCCTGCAAGCAGAGGGAAGGACCCAACCAGTTCCAGAACTGCGCCAAGGAGGCGGAGCAGCTGGCACAGGTCACCAAGGCATACCAGGACAGAT ATGGTGATCTTGGTGTCCATGGAAATGCAAGGACATGCCTGATGAAGCAGAAGCACAGGATGATGGAGGAGAGGAAGGCACAAGCAAAGGCATCTCAGTAG
- the RPS2 gene encoding 40S ribosomal protein S2: MADDAGAAGGAGAARGGFRGGFGTGLRGRGRGRGRGRGRGRGARGGKAEDKEWIPVTKLGRLVKDMKIKSLEEIYLFSLPIKESEIIDFFLGSSLKDEVLKIMPVQKQTRAGQRTRFKAFVAIGDYNGHVGLGVKCSKEVATAIRGAIILAKLSIVPVRRGYWGNKIGKPHTVPCKVTGRCGSVLVRLIPAPRGTGIVSAPVPKKLLMMAGIDDCYTSARGCTATLGNFAKATFDAISKTYSYLTPDLWKETVFTKSPYQEFTDHLAKTHTRVSVQRTQAAAVATT, encoded by the exons ATGGCGGACGACGCCGGTGCTGCGGGAGGTGCGGGAGCGGCCCGAGGGGGTTTCCGCGGCGGCTTCGGGACCGGGCTGCGGGGCCGCGGGCGCGGCCGCGGTAGGGGCCGAGGAAGAGGCCGCGGGGCTCGCGGAGGCAAGGCCGAAGATAAGGAA TGGATTCCTGTCACCAAGCTTGGTCGCCTGGTCAAGGATATGAAGATCAAGTCTCTCGAGGAGATCTATCTCTTCTCGCTTCCGATCAAG GAGTCAGAGATCATCGATTTCTTCCTGGGGTCTTCTCTGAAAGATGAGGTTTTGAAGATCATGCCTGTCCAGAAACAGACTCGCGCTGGTCAGCGTACCAGGTTTAAG GCTTTTGTCGCTATTGGGGACTACAACGGCCATGTCGGTCTTGGTGTTAAATGCTCTAAAGAAGTTGCCACTGCTATTCGTGGGGCAATTATTTTAGCCAAATTATCCATTGTACCTGTACGACGAGGCTATTGGGGGAACAAGATCGGCAAGCCACACACTGTGCCTTGCAAG GTCACTGGCCGGTGTGGATCTGTCCTGGTGCGTCTGATCCCGGCGCCCCGTGGTACAGGGATTGTGTCAGCTCCTGTCCCTAAGAAGCTGCTGATGATGGCTGGTATCGATGACTGTTACACCTCAGCCAGGGGCTGCACTGCCACCCTTGGCAACTTTG CTAAAGCCACCTTCGATGCCATCTCCAAGACCTACAGTTATCTGACCCCTGACCTCTGGAAAGAGACTGTGTTCACCAAGTCTCCTTACCAG gagttCACTGATCATCTGGCAAAGACCCACACCAGAGTCTCGGTGCAGAGAacccaggcagctgctgtggcAACGACTTAA